In Chroicocephalus ridibundus chromosome 4, bChrRid1.1, whole genome shotgun sequence, one genomic interval encodes:
- the KLHL36 gene encoding kelch-like protein 36 produces MEGTRQSRICRPHKISESSKVYRWDDHSSLVLQSLNEQRHRGLFCDIVLVVDEQRVPAHRNLLAVCSDYFNSMFTIGMREAHQKEVELFGASYIGLKAVVDFLYGSELSLDGGNIDYVLETAHLLQIWKVVDFCCEYLENEVSEENYLYLQELASIYNLKRLDSYIDSFILQNFGTLSFTPDFLQNISLQKLCQYLDSSNVQQECEHDLLQAALQWLTQYPERENEAYQVLDNIHFPLIPKSDLLHRVKPAVCSLLPKEANCEGFIEEAVNYHNNVTAQPVLQNKRTALRTCEERLLFVGGEVSERCLELSDDTCFLDIRKGHWVAETPLPARRSHHCVAVLGGFIFIAGGSFSRDNGGDAASNLLYRYDPRCNQWIKVASMRQRRVDFYLGAITDMLVAVGGRNENGALSSVETYSPQKDSWSYIAGLPRFTYGHAGTVYKEFVYISGGHDYQIGPYRKNLLCYDYRTDVWEEKRPMITARGWHSMCTLQDSIYSIGGSDDNIETMARFDILSVESYSPQCNQWTRVAPLLQANSESGVAVWEGKIYILGGYSWEETVFSKTVQVYDKEKNKWYKGTDLPKAIAGVSACVCALKPKTEDKKKKSKTKKHQDRGR; encoded by the exons ATGGAGGGAACCAGGCAAAGCAGGATTTGTCGTCCCCACAAGATAAGTGAATCCTCAAAG GTGTACAGGTGGGATGACCACTCCAGTCTAGTTCTTCAGAGCCTGAATGAGCAGAGGCATCGAGGCCTCTTCTGTGACATTGTCCTTGTGGTGGATGAACAGAGAGTCCCTGCCCATCGGAACCTCCTCGCTGTTTGCAGTGACTACTTCAACTCGATGTTCACCATTGGCATGCGAGAAGCCCACCAAAAAGAGGTTGAACTTTTTGGAGCCTCTTACATTGGTCTTAAGGCTGTGGTGGATTTCCTTTATGGCAGTGAGCTGTCTTTAGATGGAGGCAATATCGACTATGTGCTCGAAACAGCTCACCTGCTGCAGATCTGGAAGGTGGTCGACTTCTGTTGTGAGTACCTGGAGAATGAAGTCAGCGAGGAGAACTATTTGTACCTGCAGGAGCTAGCCTCAATTTACAACCTGAAGCGCCTTGACTCCTACATTGATTCTTTCATCTTGCAGAACTTCGGCACGCTGTCTTTCACCCCGGACTTCCTGCAGAACATCTCCTTGCAGAAGTTGTGCCAATACCTGGACAGCAGCAACGTGCAGCAGGAGTGTGAGCACGACTTGCTGCAGGCTGCCTTGCAGTGGCTTACCCAGTACCCGGAAAGGGAGAACGAAGCTTACCAGGTTCTGGATAACATTCATTTTCCCTTGATACCTAAAAGTGATCTCCTCCATCGAGTCAAGCCTGCTGTCTGCTCTCTTCTTCCCAAAGAAGCAAACTGTGAGGGGTTCATAGAGGAAGCGGTGAACTACCATAACAACGTCACAGCTCAGCCAGTGCTGCAGAACAAGCGGACAGCCCTGCGGACCTGCGAGGAAAGGCTCCTTTTTGTGGGCGGGGAGGTTTCCGAACGGTGCCTGGAACTAAGTGATGATACCTGCTTCTTGGACATCAGAAAGGGGCACTGGGTAGCAGAAACCCCTCTCCCAGCCAGGCGAAGTCACCACTGTGTCGCAGTCTTGGGAGGCTTCATCTTCATCGCCGGAGGCAGCTTTTCAAGAGACAACGGAGGGGATGCAGCTTCAAATCTCCTATATAGGTATGATCCCCGCTGTAACCAGTGGATAAAG GTTGCCTCCATGAGACAACGCCGTGTAGATTTCTACCTGGGAGCTATTACCGACATGCTGGTAGCTGTTGGTGGCAGGAATGAAAATGGGGCACTTTCTTCAGTTGAGACCTACAGTCCTCAGAAGGATTCATGGTCCTATATAGCAGGCTTGCCAAG GTTTACGTACGGCCATGCTGGAACAGTCTACAAGGAATTTGTGTACATTTCAGGAGGCCATGATTACCAAATTGGCCCCTATAGAAAAAACCTGCTGTGTTACGATTACCGCACGGATGTTTGGGAGGAGAAGAGGCCAATGATCACTGCCCGAGGGTGGCACAGCATGTGCACCTTACAGGACAGTATCTACTCCATTGGTGGCAGCGATGACAACATCGAAACCATGGCTCGCTTTGACATTCTGAGCGTGGAGTCGTACAGCCCTCAGTGTAACCAGTGGACCAGAGTTGCTCCTCTGTTGCAAGCAAACAGTGAGTCAGGGGTGGCAGTTTGGGAAGGCAAAATTTATATCCTCGGAGGCTACAGCTGGGAAGAAACGGTCTTCTCCAAAACGGTCCAGGTTTatgacaaggagaaaaataagtggTACAAAGGAACTGACTTACCTAAAGCAATTGCTGGTGTGTCTGCGTGTGTCTGTGCATTGAAACCCaaaacagaggacaaaaagaaaaagtcgaaaacaaaaaaacatcaagATCGAGGAAGATGA